The sequence CTTCAAGACTGATGAAATTAAGCTCAAATACCGTAATAGGGCGAGATTCTCGCGGCACTTCTATGCCTTCACGCGCATATTTATACAGAGGCTGCCCCTGATATTTCAGCGCGGAATACATAGAAGGCACTTGCTGAGTGTCACCACGAAAGTGCTCAAGCGCACTCAGTAGTTGCGCCTCAGTAAATGTAACTGGGCGCGTCTGAACCACTTCACCATCTGAATCACTGGTATCGGTACGCTCGCCCAGTTTTGCTGTCACTAAGTAACGTTTATCAGCATCTAATAAGTGCTGGGAAAACTTAGTCGCTTCACCTAGGCACACAGGTAACATACCTGTCGCTAACGGATCGAGTGCGCCCGTATGCCCAGCTTTATTCGCATTAAAAAAGCGCTTTACCCTTTGCAAGGCAAAGTTAGAACTCATGCCAGTGGATTTATCCAGTAACACTATCCCATCGATAAAACGGCCTTTTGGACGACGAGCCATTAATCTTTACCTTTTGTATCATCTGTATCGTCGGTAGCACCCTCATCCTCATTAAGGACTTCATCTGCGCTACCAAACTGCTGCTGCTTAGCTTTGTCTTGGTTGATGACTTGGCTAACGAGGTTAGACATACGCATCCCCTCAACCAATGAGCTGTCATAAACAAAACGTAGCTCAGGCATAACACGCAATTTCATACGTCCCGCCACTAAGGTACGGATGTAAGGGGCTGCGCTGATGAGAGCGTTGAGCTTTTCTTGAACGACAGCTTTGTCTTCCTCGAAGAAAGTCACAAAGACTTTGGCGTAACTGAGATCGCGTGAGACGTCTACGTCATTTACGGTAACAAAGCCAATACGAGGATCTTTCATGTCGCGTTGTAACACCTGAGCAAGTTCTTGCTGAAGTTGCTGTGCTATACGACGTGTACGACTGAATTCTTTTGCCATAATATTTGTACCATAGCTAATGTCATTAAATCGAAAGGGCGGCTAATGCCGCCCTCCTTATCGTTAAAGTGTACGTGCCACTTCGACGGTTTCGAATACTTCGATTTGGTCGCCTACGCGAACATCGTTGTAGTTCTTAACGCCAATACCACATTCCATACCATTGCGAACTTCGGCAACGTCATCTTTAAAGCGACGTAAGGATTCGAGTTCACCTTCGAAAATAACCACGTTATCACGCAGTACGCGAATAGGTGCGCTACGCTTGATGGTGCCTTCAGTCACCATACAACCGGCGATTGCACCAAGTTTCGGCGACTTGAACACATCACGTACTTCAGCCAGACCGATAATTTGTTGTTTGAATTCAGGAGACAGCATACCTGTCATCGCCGCTTTCACTTCATCAATCAAATTATAGATTACGCTGTAGTAACGTAGGTCAACACTTTCACTCTCGATAACCTTACGAGCTTGTGCATCGGCACGTACGTTAAAGCCAACCATGATCGCGTTAGACGCTGCCGCTAAGGTTGCGTCGGTTTCGGTCAGTGCACCTACACCGCGAGCGATGATGTTCACTTTCACTTCGTCGGTAGACAGACCCGTTAATGAGTCTGTAATCGCTTCGAGTGAACCTTGAACGTCCGCTTTCAGAACGATGTTCAGCTCTTTCACTTCGCCGTCTGTCATGTTCGCGAACATGTTTTCTAGCTTAGATTTTTGCTGACGCGCTAATTTAACATCACGGAACTTACCTTGACGATACAGGGCAACTTCGCGAGCTTTACGTTCGTCACGTACGACGGTTGCTTCATCACCGGCTGACGGTACGCCAGACAGACCCAGAATTTCAACAGGAATTGATGGGCCCGCTTCAGTGATTGAACGACCGTTCTCGTCTTTCATTGCACGGATTTTACCGTACTCTAAACCACATAGAACGATATCACCTTGGCGCAGTGTACCTTCTTGAACCAGAATCGTTGCAACAGGGCCGCGACCTTTATCCAGTTGGGATTCAATCACCACACCCGCAGCCATACCATCACGTACCGCTTTAAGCTCTAATACTTCAGCTTGCAGCAAGATACCTTCAAGCAGATCATCAACACCTTCACCTGTCTTAGCCGATACGAAGGCGAACATGTTATCTCCGCCCCAATCTTCAGACATCACGCCGTGTTGTGACAGTTCGCTCTTAACGCGATCAATATCCGCTTCCGGCTTATCCATCTTGTTCACGGCCACGATTAATGGCACGTTACCAGCTTTAGCATGTTGAATAGCTTCGATAGTTTGTGGCATTACACCGTCATCGGCAGCCACAACCAGTACCACGATATCCGTTGCCTTGGCACCACGAGCACGCATGGCGGTAAACGCGGCGTGACCAGGAGTATCAAGGAAAGTAATCATGCCATTTTCGGTTTCAACATGGTATGCACCGATATGCTGCGTAATACCACCAGCTTCGCCAGCGGCCACTTTAGCGCGGCGAATATAGTCGAGTAACGAAGTCTTACCATGGTCAACGTGCCCCATGATAGTTACAACTGGCGCACGAGATTCTAGCTTGATGCCATCTTCGTCATCACGGTCTTGCAGCACTTGGTGCTCAAGTTCATTTTCACGGATAAGCACCACTTTGTGACCCATTTCTTCGGCAACTAGCTGGGCAGTCTCTTGATCCAACACTTGGTTGATCGTAACCATTGAGCCCATTTTCATCATCTGTTTGATGATTTCAGTCGCTTTAACGGCCATTAAATGCGCCAGTTCAGAAACGGTCACTGTTTCACCAATACGCACATCACGGCTTACGGCAGCGACTGGCTTGTTAAAGCCATGGGCCATAGACTCAGGCGCAGTACTTCGGTTGCGCATATGCTTTTCACGGCCATCACGCGCATCTTTGCCACCACGTTTTTTAGCGTTGCTCTTATTACGAGCACGACGTCCGCGTTTTTCTTCATCCAGATCAGAGGTATCTTCAGCGGCACGAGCCACTTTAGAGGTAGTGATGTGATGATCGCCGTTTCTTTCGGCTTCTAGACGCTGACGTTCTTCTTCTGCCCAACGCTTAGAGTTTTCTTCAGCTAACAAACGGGCCTTTTCAGCCGCTTTCGCCGCTTCTTCATCTTGCTTACGTTTAGTTGCTGCTTCTTGAGCCGCTTTAAGACGTTCAGCCTCTAGACGCGCTGCTTCTACTTCTGGTGAAGACTCTTTA is a genomic window of Shewanella putrefaciens containing:
- the truB gene encoding tRNA pseudouridine(55) synthase TruB — translated: MARRPKGRFIDGIVLLDKSTGMSSNFALQRVKRFFNANKAGHTGALDPLATGMLPVCLGEATKFSQHLLDADKRYLVTAKLGERTDTSDSDGEVVQTRPVTFTEAQLLSALEHFRGDTQQVPSMYSALKYQGQPLYKYAREGIEVPRESRPITVFELNFISLEGDELTLDIHCSKGTYIRTIIDDLGEMLGCGAHVIMLRRTQVAQYPYAKMVTLEQLEALVTQAHEQQIDLSVLLDPLLLPMDTAVADFPEVNVPEASAAYLMQGQAVRVTGLKADTLVRITLGDAHRFVGIGLMNDDGLLAPKRLIVIHDEPIVTD
- the rbfA gene encoding 30S ribosome-binding factor RbfA; translated protein: MAKEFSRTRRIAQQLQQELAQVLQRDMKDPRIGFVTVNDVDVSRDLSYAKVFVTFFEEDKAVVQEKLNALISAAPYIRTLVAGRMKLRVMPELRFVYDSSLVEGMRMSNLVSQVINQDKAKQQQFGSADEVLNEDEGATDDTDDTKGKD
- the infB gene encoding translation initiation factor IF-2; the protein is MADTTVEKLATEVGKSVERLIEQFSQAGIKKGQADNVSEAEKQQLLDYLKKQHGADSAPTKMTLQRKTVSTLSVAGNGGQSKDVKVEVRKTRTFVKRDVNDTVLKAEEEAKAEAEALAKAKAEAEAAQAAKAKAEAEAKAKAEAEAKAKAKAAAEVKVTKESSPEVEAARLEAERLKAAQEAATKRKQDEEAAKAAEKARLLAEENSKRWAEEERQRLEAERNGDHHITTSKVARAAEDTSDLDEEKRGRRARNKSNAKKRGGKDARDGREKHMRNRSTAPESMAHGFNKPVAAVSRDVRIGETVTVSELAHLMAVKATEIIKQMMKMGSMVTINQVLDQETAQLVAEEMGHKVVLIRENELEHQVLQDRDDEDGIKLESRAPVVTIMGHVDHGKTSLLDYIRRAKVAAGEAGGITQHIGAYHVETENGMITFLDTPGHAAFTAMRARGAKATDIVVLVVAADDGVMPQTIEAIQHAKAGNVPLIVAVNKMDKPEADIDRVKSELSQHGVMSEDWGGDNMFAFVSAKTGEGVDDLLEGILLQAEVLELKAVRDGMAAGVVIESQLDKGRGPVATILVQEGTLRQGDIVLCGLEYGKIRAMKDENGRSITEAGPSIPVEILGLSGVPSAGDEATVVRDERKAREVALYRQGKFRDVKLARQQKSKLENMFANMTDGEVKELNIVLKADVQGSLEAITDSLTGLSTDEVKVNIIARGVGALTETDATLAAASNAIMVGFNVRADAQARKVIESESVDLRYYSVIYNLIDEVKAAMTGMLSPEFKQQIIGLAEVRDVFKSPKLGAIAGCMVTEGTIKRSAPIRVLRDNVVIFEGELESLRRFKDDVAEVRNGMECGIGVKNYNDVRVGDQIEVFETVEVARTL